Sequence from the Colletotrichum higginsianum IMI 349063 chromosome 6, whole genome shotgun sequence genome:
CATGTTCCGACGTCAGGGCGGAAAGTCGCGGCGCAGCGCGAGCGGCGCCAACGATATCGGGTACCCTTTCGACTCGGACTCGGCGGGTGGCGGCAGTTATGGCGGTCTCGGGGGCTCGTCGAGCGCGAGCGCTAGCGTCATGTCGTTCGCGTCCAGCGACAACGACTTGCTTCCGGGAGAGGTGTACACTCACCTGCTGACGCCATCGCTGCCGTTCGAGCCGGACTTTTACGAGACCTTCGCGACGCTGTGCGAGGTGCTCATCGACGTCTACACGAAGGTGCTGAGCTTGGTCCCTACGCCGAGGGAaacgacggcgccggtggcAGAACTATTTGCCAAAGCGGACGCCAAGGTACGCAAGATCATCGTGCAAGGCGTCGTCAAGGAGTTTGAGGACAGCAGCAGAACGCACATCAGGACCGAGGTGGCCAATATCGGTAAGGTCGTGCTCGGGGGCTTAATGTGACGAGAATGTATGGCATCATGTGTGGAATGACTTGCATTTATAAGGAGTTTCTTTTCGGGGGAGAAATGCCTTTATGAGAAATGGCCGCGGCTCGGCGCAAAGACAATATATCCAAGACTTTTCAAGTATACCAAGTTCATATTTCTGTATTGCTATTTGTATTTATTCCATGACAAGGGTGGTACAAGAGGCGAGTGGAGCTCAAGCTACAATCTTGATGATTGAGATAAGAATAAAAAACTTGATTGAAAAAGTGTTCATCAGATACCATAACGCATGTTTTGTCGTCACAATGGCGGCCCCTAAGGACTCTCACCTCAGTGCTTGACTCTATTTGGTAATCATCATCGAACATGAAAAGGAAATCGATCAGACAATTCTCTCCGCCAATCCAGGACATCATAGACAGGAAGACTTCCCACGAAGCCCAGAGTGTAGGTGTCTAGCCCCGTTATTGATAGACAAGAGAAAAATGTCGACCATTGGTTGAACCCCCCTCGCACCAAGAATAAGCCCCATCGAGTAACACGCCCAACCCGGCGAACCGGGAGGACGGGCAATCGCATACCTATCGATCTAGACGAAAAACTCCTCCGACGAACCCTTGAGTTCGCCCGGCAAGCAGCCTCTCCCTCGCGGCCATCCTGTCATCAATGGCACCAGCACtacccaaacaccaagtcTCCCGATCCCAGGCGCGGACTCATATCTTCGTCCAAAGGGTCCCAAGATCAAAAAACTAGGGGTTCGAGCAGAGCCAACAACCAACGATGTAGCGACGAGGCGGGGCGAGAAGAGAGGCCATTGTGTCCGGACGCAGGTCTTGGAGGTCAGCCGCTGTGCTTCTATGGCGGCGCGTTTCCGCGGCGTTTCTATTCCACCCGAGGGTAGAACAACGTGTGTCCGGGGACTTTCTCCCAAAGCTTGGTTCTTGGTCCAAAAGGACCGAGACGCCTTTCAAAGAAGGACGTCTCTGTTTGTAAGCTTCGATGGCGATTTGTCGGACGAGGGGGGTtgaagggaagaagaagaaactgCAAGAAGACTTGAAGCTCGAAGTTTTTTATAAAGAAAAAGTCGAGCCGCAAGTGGGGCGGTGTCTTGTGGCGGTGTCTGGTGGGGGCTGGACCTAAAGTTCTTGATGTGGCTTGCCTGTGCTGTGGCCTGAGTTAGTGCTAGCACCTTGGTAAGGTACCCAAACAAACGGGGAGGCAGGCACCCAGGCACCCAGCCTTGTGGCTTTTGCAGCCAATGGGAGATCAGCGTTCACTTTTCGCATCGCGACTGCCTTCTTGCCTGGGCCGGAGCTTCACCCCAGTGACCGATTTTCAGCAGCTATTTCAAGctgtcgtcgacctcggtTTCCCCCCTCAATCGTCCGACCCAGCACCCCGACGCCACCCCACTGCTCTCTACTCGTCCGGATATCTCGAATCAAAAACAACCACACCACACATAGCTCGATCGACACACGAGCGACACCATGTCGGGCCTGTTCGGCAGCgcgtcctcttcttcgtcgagcAACACTGTTGGCGACCTGAAGCAGGACATTGCGCTCAGCAACCCCCCGGAAGACAGCATCTCCGATCTTGCCTTCTCGCCCGCTCAGAACCAGGCCAGCGACTTCTTGGCAGTGGCCAGTTGGGATAAGAAGGTCAGGATATACGAGATTGCACAGAACGGCCAGAGCGAGGGACGACACGCCTACGAACACGATGGACCCGTGTTAAACTGCGACTTCTCCAAGGTACGAAACCTATAGTTGGACTACTTCGATTCGCTCGGCATCTGCTAACTATGGTCGAACAGGATGGCACAAAGGTCCtctccggcggcgccgataAGGCCGTCAAGGCGTGTGACCTCGCGTCTCAGCAAACGATCAAGATCGGCGAGCACGAGCAGCCGGTCAAGTGCGTCCGCTTCTTCGACTCGGCCAACGGCACCATGGCCGTGTCGGGCTCTTGGGACAAGACGGTCAAGTACTGGGACATGCGGTCGCCCacaccggcggcgacgctgacGTGCCAGGAGCGCGTGTACTCGATTGACGTGCGCAACGACCTACTCGTCATTGGCACGGCCGACCGATACATCAATGTTGTCGACCTCAAGAACCCCACAAAGTTCTACAAGACACTTCAGAGCCCGCTCAAGTGGCAGACCAGAGTCGTCAGCTGCTtcaccgacggcgccggtTTTGCTATTGGCAGTATCGAGGGCCGCTGTGCGATCCAGTATGTCGAGGATAAGGATGCTAGGTACGTTTTTTGGACGCGTATGACGAACTCGATGGCCGAGTGACAGACGGCTAACGCTATCCGCAGCTCCAACTTTTCCTTCAAGTGCCACCGTGACCCCCCGGCGAACAATGTCACAAACGTCTACGCTGTCAACGACATATCCTTCCACCCCGTGCATGGTACCTTCAGCACCGCCGGCTCGGACGGCACCTTCCATTTCTGGGACAAGGACGCGAAGCACCGTCTGAAGGGATACCCGAACGTCGGTGGTAGCATCACGGCGACGACCTTCAACAAGAACGGATCCATCTTTGCGTACGGCATCAGCTACGACTGGAGCAAGGGTTTCCAGCACAACACTCAGCAGTACCCCATCAAGGTGATGCTTCACCCCGTACAGGCGGACGAGTGTAAGCCTCGcccgacgatgaagaagcGGTGAATGAGGCGCGGGGGAGAGGTCGCGCGGAGACAGTTTTTGGAAATCCGGATCAGGCTACGGCGCATGCGTACCGAGAGGCTAGATGCGAAGCGATCGAGGCAGACAGCCGCGCCGGGATGCCTGTGTAATGTacgagggaggaggagtgcAAGAAGAATTGGGAGAGGCTCTCTGGTCTGAGCAAACAAGCAATTTTATATGGAATCGCGGTATCATGCTCGCGGAAAACAAGGAGTGTAAGGCACAGGGCGATACCAAATTGGCAAATCAAAAGTTATCACAATCATGCGCCTTGCACAGGTTCACGGTGTTGGTCATGGAAGCGAGGTGTGGTTGGTTAATCGGATCTGCTTGTTCAAGATCCAAGTCGAGCCGTAGAATTCATAAAGCTTCCCGTACCCAGTTTCGTCTCTATCCCCTTGTGGAATTGATCCGTCCGATTCCGACTCGATTCCACCCATAGTAAATTAAAACCATATAGAAAATATCCCAAAGAAATACCCGTTGCAACTGCTCTCCTAGGCGAGTTCAACGGAACAAGTAACATCCAGCCGCTTTGCTTTGTAGTTTCACATCATGATAATCatcgcctctctctctctctcccgttTCTGTCAACCaacaaaaagaagagaaaacaGAAAAGGAGCGTGGGCCTTGTGAGGGAAAGGATGAGCgtcatccccccctccctcacatTTGGGCTCTTCAGCAGCGCGTGATACGCCGTTTAGAAGGCGGCCTTCTGTTGCTGGGTGCCGACGAcgttgtcgacgaggcccttCCACAGGTCTCTCAGGCCAGGCTGGTGGGTCTCGACcggcgcggcggcatcggTCTCGTGGGCCCACttgagctcgacgccgtcgacgccgaaggcctcgacctcggtgagggcggcagcggtgaCGTTCTCCGGGTGGGCCGCGACAACGGAGATCTCGGGCCTCGAGAGGGGAAGGTCCTCTGCGGCGGGGACCTGTTCATAGAGAGATTGGTGTTTCGTGGTGAACGAGTCCGGGAGCAGGGGCATGCGCATGCCGGCGAACTCGTTGACCGGGAGGGGCTCGTAAGACGCAGGGAGTGTGGTGAAGTCCATGGAGGCGATGGGGCCCGCAGATGAcgcgggggaggaggagaaggtctGCATCTGACggtgggaaggggaagagcGTGTCGGTTGCGGGGTCGGGCGGTGGGTTGTTGTGAGGGTGCGGGCAGACTGTGGGCGGGTGGTGTTAGTGGTTTCTGCTGTGTTTGCCGCATTCGACTttggagaagggaggggagggggagacgTACATCATGCTCGCGGAGACTCCGGTTCTTGAGGAGCTCGGCGTACTTTGGCATCAGCACGGCGCCGTGGTTGACGTTGTAGTGCgactcgaggaggccgctgGAAcggttggcggcggcggccgagttgATGGAGCGGGTGAGCTTCGAGACGGGGGCGGTGATGCGCGACATGGTGGCGGGCGGGTGGTTGGTGTTGTTTAGGGTCTGATGAGAGTGGTTTGTGTTTGGGGTGCAAGTGCCGACCAGGCTAGAAGTTTGATGGGCTGTGGTTGAAGAGAAGGTGTCGTTTAGGACGGGACAGTCGAGAGGGAAGCTTGAGGATTGTTTGGCGTTTATGGGTGTAAGAACACAGAGAGTATTGGATTTGACACGGGCGGATGGGAGAGCTACGGGGACGATGAACGGCTGAAtggaaagaggaagagagggggaggggagtcGCACGGCAGATATACGCACGGAAGTAGGGACgagggagcagcagcaggaggaggaggacgagggggaggagggcgggagACAGATTGGAGATCAGAGATCAGAGACAGAGCTTCACACGCTACACGCTACAGATAGCACATCCACACCCACAGACAAGCATTTGCCCACACACCATTTACACAGACACAGACACCCCTGGGCCTGGAACCAGAAGCGGAAGAGAAAGATGGGCTAGGGCCAGGTTTGGATTGagagggatgggatgggatagGATGGACTCTGTCTGGTTCCTTGGCTGTCTGACTCTctgtgtctgtctctctggAGGTCTGTCGAGGGGATGGACGGGATGAGAACGGTGGTGGAACGGGTTTGACGGTGGGCAGAGGTACTTGACGCGGTAGGTAACGCGCACCGTCCGTGTGCGAGGTTACAAAGTAGGTGGATGTACCCGGAGGTCCGGTGTGGGCGACCAGCGTTTGGCCCACCGTCCCAcggttttctttttggttTGGGTTGCTGGCGGAGGAAGAGCCGGCTGCCGGGAGTAAAGTGGGCGAGCTGTGTGTGCCCTGTTGGAAAGTTAGTTCTGCCGGCGCTGGACCTGTACGAACCAGACTCAATCAGTGAGAGCGAGTTGAGTGGGTTTGAGTGAGTGTAAGAGAGAGATGGCCCTGTACCGGTATGTATTGTTGAGAGGGACCCAATCAGGGGGGAACAAGGCCTAGGATGTATTTTTGGTTGGttgggtggggggggggcatgcAATGTACGTGTCGGCATTCAACCGCCGTTTTCGAGCGGTCTTGGACATGCACGCCATTATGCAACTTGCACATCCAGAAGGTGAGCATTAGTCAATCGTCTCTTTCCGGAAGCGTTCGCCTTGTTCTAGCTCTGAGATACGTAGCCAAGGTGGTCTACTCTTGAGATCGCGAtcgcacaggtacacaataCGAGGGAAAACACAGTGATAGAAATCACAGTGCAAGTATTGTGCCTGATTCTGGCCTTGTTCTAGTACGAAGCAATAGAAAAAGGCAAAGTCAAGACTACGCCAAATCTGGGAAGAGTTGGGGGGCCCGAACCGGCCGATGTGCACAGTAGTGGGCGCGCGTGAGCTGACGACGGGAGGGGCATGATGCGGGTGTGGCGTGTCCAGCGTGTCCAGTGGTGTCTTAGGGCAGTAAGCATCTTGTACGGTGACCGCTGGACCTGGCATCTGGTTTCGTGGATTGGGCCTTTGACAAGTTTTCCGACCACCGACTCTGGCGGCGTTCGGCGCCCCGTGTGCTGTTCCAACTTCCCGATGTCTCTCGAGATGGAACGGCTGCCGCTTGCAGAACCGATGAGCGTCGTGGGTACCCCCAACCGGTACTTGGCAAGAAACGCCAGAAATGAGGCGACGATGTGATAAGCCCGGGGCTGGCTGGAGTTGGGTTAGGTACGGTGATGAGGCAAGTAGCTTTCTTCGTGACCCTGCCAAGGCGGGCACTGGGCGGGATGAAAGGAGCACTACATGTGGTACATAGCAATACTAGTCCTGCGTTGCTATAGCGCGAGGGTCTCCGTATCGAACGTGCCTTTCTTTCATGTTGACTAGTCTCCTAGGCGCGGGCTATCTAAGGTATGTCCAACACATAGAACACAACCCAGAGCGAACATTAGACAGGCACGTTCCAATGTTTCCACCCACccgcccaccaccaccggcgaTACCGATAAGAAACGGGCCGGGCTGCTGGACAGGACACGCTCTCAACAGAAATTCGGGCAGTGTAAAGACGTCCTCCATACATGACGTACCGTATCATTACTACCCAGGCCGTCGCATGAACAAGACGGGTGCTTGGTCCACCGCGCCTTGCTACTCCTGCTGGTTGTTTGTTGGTTTGTTGGTTTGTTTGTATGAAGTCAGCATTGCCGCCGTTAATGTCAAGCGGGCTCAGGGACACAGGGGTTCAGGGATACAACTGCCTGTCAGAATGCTTGTTGAGCTGAGATGGCCTCCACTGGTTTACGTATACTTATTCACCCGCTCACTGCCCCAGCCCAGCTCTGCCTCACAGTGTCCACTGGGGAAGTCGAGGCGAGCAGGAACCACTGTCACACTGAACCAGAAAACAGGGCGCCTTCCTTGCCTGCCAAACTCCTGGAGAAAGAAGAGGCCAAAGCTTCGAGACGTTGAGGAGCTTGGGCCAAGCTGAATAtgggtctctctctccctctcctggGATACGTTGGTACATCGGTACACTTTTACATGCAGCATTGCAGTCATCGTCCCCGGTCCCGCCGCTCCACCACACCACTTCTTACCTAAGTGCACCTACGAATATCCGTACACGCTCATagaacacacacaccaaaCACTCACCGGTACCAACACTGTGTCCCTCGCACCACTGACAGTCGTCGCTCCTACACCTCACTCGACCGCCGACGAATCTTATCACGCATCGGGagcgggaggggggaggggcctCGGACGAACCATCGGAGCCGCTACATAGGAGTAAGTCACGGCAGGACGATTGTTGGCCGAAACATGCATTGAtgcctctcctctcctcggCTCTCCTCTACTCTCCTCTCTTCAATCCCCGTCTTATTATTGCCGGTTTCCACGACCATTCTGACCTCGACTCCCGCCATCACTCTCCTCTCCAACCTTTGGGTTGTCCCAAACTCGAAAGGGTTGGTTTGTACCCCCTGCCACGCCTGCCGACCAAGACCTACCAGGCTTAGCGTATCTCCCCGCCGCATTGCCGCCGGGGGAGGGACCTGCGGCCTACGACCCCATGATCGCCTGCCTCTCGGCTGGGCATGCCTGGATGGGGTCATCTACATCAATTTGACTGGCCAGTGAACCTGCGTGATGGACGAGACTCTCTGAGCCCCGATGATCGCTCTGTAGACTGGGCCAGGGCCAAATTAACCATTCGAACTTCGTTGCCTGGTGGAAATTGCaatcgccggcgtcgataCAAGCAATGCGACAGGCTGGCAGAGAACAGGGCGAACGAAACGACTGTGGGGTCCATAAACAAACCCAGATATCTGTACATGGTGCGAATCCGACATGGAGAACTCACAGGGCTCCCACTCTTGAGTCTCACCGCTTGAGGTTCGGGGCTGGCACGACGAGGGGAGGGCCCCAGCCGCCCGGGGAATGGATGCCGCTCGCCGCTTTTCATCGAATCATTTCTGGAAATGGACTCGGCATGATTGGTCAGACGGCAGACCGATCGGCGCATGGCCAGATCGTTGGGAAACCTTCCAcccacctctctctctcaccttcTCGACGGACACTCCCCTATGACTTGGTCTAGCTAGCACCTCACACCGTCGAGCATACTCGTCGTGCGAGTCGGACAGGATGGAAGGATCACCGTATCTATCGCGGTGCAAGGTGCTAGAACTGCGTGTAAGCCAGCATGCAACCTGAGTCCGGCTGACTAGCGTGCCGTCCGGAGCGAACGGTAGCATCCCCCATCACTTGTTGCTGCGTTCGCGGAGTAACTCAATTTCTCCGTCCCTATGTGGTGTCCATCGCCAATCTCACCAAGAGGCTTATGCGGGCTACACTTCGGACGGCGTCTCAATCTTCTGTCAGTCGTTCCACGAACTCGGCCCTACTTCTCTCATGAACTCATCAGAAACCGCAAAACAACGCAAGACTGCGTCGACGTAGGTGTCAGTGGCGACGAGTGTCTCGAGAAGCGCCCAAGTGCGCACAAAATCCCGACACCCTGATACCCGCGCCATGCAAAACAGTGACACAGCTTGCcaaagaaggagagggaaacCCGCCGAACTTCGGACCAATCCGTGGCCGTGGGGGTCGCGGACAATTTCCCTCCCATCCGGAAACATAGAGCCAGTCTGTGCGAAGAATCCCAAAGGAACCAGTGGCCCGGCACCCCAAGACGTCTCGAAAGACGACGGACGGGTTTCCAGTTCGGCCTTGCTTCTCTTTACAGCTCTGTGCCGTCAGCAGCTCTGGAGACTGGCGTTCgg
This genomic interval carries:
- a CDS encoding WD repeat domain-containing protein; its protein translation is MSGLFGSASSSSSSNTVGDLKQDIALSNPPEDSISDLAFSPAQNQASDFLAVASWDKKVRIYEIAQNGQSEGRHAYEHDGPVLNCDFSKDGTKVLSGGADKAVKACDLASQQTIKIGEHEQPVKCVRFFDSANGTMAVSGSWDKTVKYWDMRSPTPAATLTCQERVYSIDVRNDLLVIGTADRYINVVDLKNPTKFYKTLQSPLKWQTRVVSCFTDGAGFAIGSIEGRCAIQYVEDKDASSNFSFKCHRDPPANNVTNVYAVNDISFHPVHGTFSTAGSDGTFHFWDKDAKHRLKGYPNVGGSITATTFNKNGSIFAYGISYDWSKGFQHNTQQYPIKVMLHPVQADECKPRPTMKKR